The sequence TAGTTGAGAGACAGCGAAAAGAGAAGATCAACGCTGGAATTAACCGTATTGGGGACCTTCTACCCTGTTCCCAGGCACTGAAGCAGGTAGGCCTAAcccatagtcacacacacacacacacacacacacacacacacacacacacacacacacacacacacacacacacacacacacacacacacacacacacacacacacacacacacacacacacaccttagtgAGTTTTTGTACCAAACCATAGAACTTACAGGCTTGGTTTGCTTTTGAAGGAGTAGTATTTATCTTTTGGTCTGAAGCTATTAGTTGGTGTTGTCTGTGAAGATCCTGTTGTTATCCTGCCATCCGTTTTGACTTGTGTTTGTATACATGTAAATCCCATGCTGacatcctccctccctgtctttagAGTAAGAACATGATCCTGGACCAGGCCTACCGTTACATAATTGAGCTGCAGAAACAAAATGATGCCATGCTTCTCAAGGGAGGAGACCTAGTACAAGGTGAGATGAGAGTTTGTGTGACATTTACAGGTATGTTTTGACGGTGCAGAAGTATTTAATTCCTTTGGGTGCGTTTTCCTATGTGTTTGCTTGCATTTGacagtgtttgtgtgtacttGTCTGAATGTTTGAGAGTCCTGTGTTGATGACCATTAGTCCTTGTTGTCTCCTATCTCTGCAGCTGAGGAGATCCGGCGATTGCGGCATCAGCTGGACGAGCTGCGGAAGGAGAGCGGCCATTACATTGAACTGCTAAAAGCCCACGACATCAACTTCCTGGACGACCCCACTGTCCACTGGAAGGGCAAGTTGCGCTGTGCAAAGGTTGCCAAAGTAGCGCCCACTCACCAGCTCCCCAAAAGAATTATTGTCTACTCCAATGGAAATGTGATACGCCCAGCAGGAAAGGAACCTAGTCCAGCCTCCGATCAGGGGAAGCAACATGCTGAGGCTGTGATTGTTCAGTCATCTTGTGACATTACAGCAGGGGTAAGGGTGAACAGGGTTCTTAAGCACGTCAGCGTCCCTTCCTCTGCCCCTCCGCTCCTCCCCGGGGCAACCCTTGCCCCTACAGGGTCTATACCTGGCATCAGGCTGGTGGAACAGTGTGTAGTAGAGGCACCTTCAGCCCCAAAACTGCCGCCCTCTGTGTCCTACTTCACCCTCCAGGGTCTCTGCCCTCTCCCGACTGTCACCACCGCCTTGCCACAGCAGCCCCAGCCTGCCACCCCAGCCCCTAGTCTCAACGTCGCAGCCAGTCTGGCCACCCAACTCCCTCTCCAGCCTGTCCCCAGCCTTACAGCCCTTCCCCAGGTTATAACCACCCAGAACGCTGCCAGCAGGACGACTATCCCCAGCAGCTCAACCCTCCTCAGGGCCAGTGCAGCAGGGAGCACACAGACCACCTGGACTACCCTACAGCTGGCTGGGAACACAGTGCAACCTGTCTGCCAGTCTCTCTCCACACAGGAGACTACCACCACTGGGCAGCAGGTGTCTGTATGCCCCATGGGCACTAAACCATCAGTTCAACCCATTCATATTCAAATGAGGCCACAGGTACCCATACAGCTCCAGGCACCCATCACTGCCCATATCCAAGCCCAGCCCTCCATACAGAGGACACCCCAGCTTCGGCCAGCTATCCTTGCCCAGCACCAGCCTCAGCCAGTCATGGCCCCCAAGCCACAGTGTGCCATCCTCCCTCAGTCAGCCATAATTCCCCAGCCTGCTGTGGTAGCCCACTCAGCTATGATGTCACAACCTCAACCTGCTGTACTACAACCGGGAACAGTACTCCCCCATCCACAGACTGCCCTGATGAGTCAGCCCCACCCCCAGACATCTGTGATGCCCCTCCTCCAGACCATGCAAGTATTGCAAGTAAACCCTGCAGGGACAACAGTTGCTGGGGTAACGGCTCCTCAGAAGACTAACAACCCGAATGTTGTCATCCTACAGCAGACTAATCCTTGCTCAGCCCAGTCGGTTGTCAGGGAGGACTTAACCAATCAGACGCCTTGCCAGCACATCGTCATCATCCAGGCCTCCAATCAGCCTCCACCTGCTCCTCCTCAGAACCCTCAGGTTGGCATGGTGCCCACTACAGCACCTGTCATGCCCAATCAGATTGTCACAACCAGCTGCCCAACTTCCACCACTGGGCAACAGATATTTGGGGGTAAACAGTTGGTCCACATTCTACCCCGTCCTGTCCCTCAAACCCAGGCCCCCCCGGTTCCCCCGACCCCTCAGACCATCACTGTGAACGGCCAGGTGTTTTCCCTGCAGCCTATGAAGACCTCGGATAAGTATGGCTCTCAGGGTGGCCAGAGCAGTCTCCAGCTTATCCAGCCCACCACTGTTGAGGAGCCCACCACCAACGTGGCTCTGCACACCCTGGGAGCCCTCAGCAGTCTCAACCAGAGCATCTCACAGGGCATGCCGCCATGCATCTCCACCCAGAGTAATGTCCAGCTGACCCTTGCCCCACCATCCTACTCTATAGTGCCACAACAGCCATCTTCTGTCACGGTTTCAGCAGCTCCACACAGTTCCCCTGTCAGTCAGCTCTCGATCCCCAGTGTGACTCCACCCAGAACAGGTCTGACGGTGGGTACAGGGAAGGCCTCGCGGAGACAGCCTGGCACAGCTTCAATGCCCAGAACTAAGAGAGCCACCACCAAGAGGACCAAGTTGGTTAGGAAGAAGGAGCCGAAACGGGGGCAGACTAGTCGTACTGTCACCATTGCAGCCAAGCCAGTGGCTGTAACAGGGGACCGTCAGGAACAAGAGGCCACTGTGGTTCAGGGAACCCCATCCTCTGCTGCTGGGACAATACAGCCAAAGCCTGGCCCTGTCAACACCACAGTGAACACATCCTCGGTTAGTAGTATTGAGGCTTCCACACAGAGCAGACCTGTGAGTAGTGTTGGCTCTCCACAGTCCACACCTAAAGATGGTAGTGTCAATGCTGCTACACATAGTGGGCCAACTGTCTCCAGTGCATGCACAACACACAGTAGAGCCTCTGTGGCAAATGCCACTAGTGTCACTCTGTGTACATCAACAGTCGGTATCAGCTCCACACAGAGTCAACTCATTATCACTAGTGTTGTGAGTCCATCTGCAGTCACCACTATCACGTGTGCAGCAGATACTCCTACAGTCAGTGCTATTGTTTCTTCCCAGAGTAAACAATCTGCTGTCGCCCCTAGTGACAGCTCCACTCACCTTAGACCTATAGTCACACAGAACAGACAGCCTGTCActactactgtcaacactgtgcAAGCTAGATTAGCTGCCACCAATGGCAGTTCTAGACAGAGCAGATCTATGCTGATCAGTGCCTTTTCCACAGAGACTAGAGCCACATCTATGGGTGTGACGTCGTCAGCAGCATGTCGACCCTCAGTCAGCACTGTAAGCTCAATAGAAAGTACACCAATGGTGTCTCTCCAGTCTGCTCAGCTCACCTCATCAACGGGTCAGACCAAGCCAGCCAACCGCCAGGAGTCTCTGCCTACaacccagacccagtcccagcCTGTGGCTTTTCCCTCTGTCCCATCCACACCAACCCCCTGCTCCAGTGCACTGTCTTTCTCTTCAACTTCTCTAACAGTTCCCATGACCATGCCATCAGAAGAATACAGGAAGCGGGTCACCTGCAATAGATCCTCAAACCAGCAAATGACCATGCCCacttccacccccaaaccatccCATCGTGCTGAGCTGAAAGTGACAGCGGTGTCCGGCAGGGAGAAGGAGCCTCAGGCAGAAGGCCACCCCAGTGCAGCAATGGAGAAAGGGAGTGTGAGGAATAATGCAGCGCCCTCTAGAAAGGACTCCACTCTCCCACAGCAGGTGTACACACTAGAAAATGAGGCCCCGGATCAGCCTCAGACTCCCAGCAGACAGACTGACTCACCCATGTCTGGTGGAGCAGGTGGCGGAATGGGCTTCTCTGTGGCGTCCATGCTTCCTACTGGCCACAGTGTCAGTTCCTCGCCGAGTCATTTTGGACCATTTACTTTTACCACAGAGCAGGCTGATATCCTGGCTATGTTGGAGCAGAACAGTCctgggaggagggtggggggctGCACCGTGGACAACCCCACCGGCTCCACAAACAACCCAACGCCTGCATGGGATCCCAACCCCAAGTCCCAGCAAGCCTCCAGCAGCAAAGAGAGGGGGGCTGGACAACAGACGAAGCTCACCAAACAGATGGAAACTCCAGCGGCTAAACCCCCATCACAGTTGTCTGTCAGGGGCCAGGCTGGAGAAGTAGCAGGCAGTGCAGCCAGCGGAGTCAGACATCCGCAGAACCTCTCCTACTCCCAGTCCCAACCCCAGAGCCAAGCCCAGTCTGGTACTGCCAGCACCCTCAGTGTCAACAACCTGATCCGGCCCAGCTCCCGTCAGCAGCAGGCCTACCCAGGCTCCCCCAGTCTGGCTGGGCAGCAGGGCTCAGTCCCATCCCCTGCGGGGAACTCAGCCCATGTCTCCCAGCCCTCCACCCCTGGCCTTCCTCCCTGCTCGGGCTCAGTCCAACTGAACGAGTACACTCCCCTTAAGAGTGCCCATATGAGGCCCCAGGTGGGGGTGGGTGAGCCACGACACATCAAGGACGTGTCCAAGCGGCCAGCCCAGGACGATGTGATGCTGTCCAGCAGTAACAAGCGACATAAGGCCTGCCCATCGAACTCCAACGTGGGCTGCATGGAGGTCAAACCCCTGGACCACAGCCAGATGATGGTACCCCAACTTCCCCCGACCTCCTCATCCATCATGACCAGGATCAACCCTGATGGAGTTGGCACCCTGTTCTCAGGCAACACCTTCATGAGTACGGTGCTTAGACCCACCGAGAGCCACTGTACCCCCCAGCTGCCCGTACAGGAACACAACCAACCAGGTGTGCTCCACCTGCCTCAGGGCCACCCCCAGCATGGTGCACCCCAGCTGGGCCAACACCTCGGGGGGAACCCCTACCTGAAGCAGCAGCAACAGGAGCAGCAGAGGCACCACCTGTACCAGCTCCAGCACCACTTGACCCAGCCTGACCCTGCACAGCTCCACAGCCTTCACCAGAGGGCGCTGCAGCAGGAGCAGCACGTCCAGAAGAAGCGGGTGCTGGTTGGAGGGGGTCATGGCGGCCCTCCTGTGGGCCTGCAACAGAAACAACACCACCTGGAGAAGACTGGAGTTCAACAGCAGCAGCATCATCAACAAtcacaccaacaacaccaacaacagtcTCAACAACAGCACCAACAGCAAACACACCAACAGCAGCAGCACCAACAACAGTCACAACATCAACAGTCTCATCAACAACAGCACCAACAGCAaacacaacagcaacagcaacaccaACAACAAGCCCAGTCACagcaacatcatcaacaacaccCTCAACAGCAGAGCTCCCACTCCAGACACCAGCACCTCCAGCAGCAACAGatccagcagcagcaacaacagcagcagcagcactttGGGTCGCGGCACCAAGAGAAGAGCTGTGAGGGCCAGCCAGGACCAGCAGGACCCAGAGCTCACCACAGCAGCCACCTGGCCCAGCAGGAACACCTCAAGGTACAGGAACTACTGAGGCTGTCTTGAATGATAGCCATAAAATGATAGGATTACATTTACTTTGAGTACGTACTCTTGCTATTCTATGGTAGTATATTGGTGCTATAAATTGTATGCATATGCATGATATAGCATGTTTCTGTATTTCATGTGTTATCTAATTAAGCAATAAAgcctgaggaggtgtggtatatggctaatataccacggctaagggctgttcttatgcacaatgcAATGGGGAGTCCCTGGATACagctcttagccgtggtatattggccatgtaccacaaacccctgaggtgccttattgctattataaactggttaccaatgtaattagagcagtacaaatacatgtttttgtcataaccatggtatacggtctgatataccacagctgtcagccaatcagcatttagggctcgaaacacccagtttataatatcaaaTCATTTATTCTCTCCTATCCCCTCCCTTCAGTCTGGTCAGGACCACAGTACCATGCAGAGGCTGATGAGCTCTAGGAACCTGGAGCAGCAACTGACTTCCCAGCCCAGCAACCCTGCCTCTCGACCCTCCGACCTGGGCTGTGCCCCATCGCGCCAGGAACGCCACCGGGTCTCCAGCTACTCAGCAGAGTCTCTCATTGGGAAGAGTTCCTCCACTGgtgagcagcagcaacagcagcgcATGGGGCTCCATCTCCAGGCTACACGTGGTACTACACAGGAGCAACCAGACCTACGGGGCTACCTGGACACATCCAGAGTGAAGGGCAACGTCGCACATAACCCTCAGAGCAGGCTGCCCCCAGACCACCCTGGTTCTGCAGACGTCCAGAGGATTTCTGAGTGTCCTCCGTTTAAAACGCTGAGCGGTGCTGGAGGGGGGCATCAACTGGGGGGCTTCGAGGTCCAGGTGTCCCGTGGCGGGGACATGACACCTAAATCAGGTCCTTCCTCTCAGAGAGGGCAGCAGGGGGGATTCCGAATGGGACTGGGGCCTCCAGGGGATGGGCGACCCCGTGGTGGGTACAGTGGACCCCATCCTGGGACACAGGGGGTGCATATTGGTGCTCCAGGGCTTCCTCTGGACCAGGAGGGGTGTCAACAGAGCTTCATGCAGAGTCTCCTGGAGCAGACCAACCACCAGAGGGCAGTCCAGTGCTGTCCTCCGGTCAGTATGGAGTACGGCTGTGTGCCTGGCAGCTCTGCAGGGGACATGCAGGCTAAAGCATCCAGCCCCAGTGTTCCTCCCACACAGAAGGCCTCAGCTATGAGGCTTGGGGAGGGCAACAAGGGCCACATCCCTCAGGGTAGTGGGAACATGGGTGCCCACCCAGGGGTACGGGCAGgcctcccccaccctcctaccCCCCACAGCAGCTCCGAGCCAGGCCGCACCCCTGCCCCCTCCAGACCCCCCACCTCAGTCAGCCAGCGCTCCCGCCACATCACCCAGGAGGCCCAGAGCGGGAAGTTGAGGCCTGGGGAGCGACAACGGTCAGGCAGCCTGAGACCTGGGAATCCCTTTGAGCCTGACGTCCACCTGCTGGGTCGACCACAGTCCGGGGGTGAGGCACGGCGCAGCAGTATCGTCCGCTTTATGGCAGACAATGCCCAGGTTGCTGGGGACAACAACCTTGTGCCTGACCAACACCTGGCCCAGAACTTTGGCTTCCCCTTCATCCCGGAAGGAGGGATGaatccccctcctcctatcaaCGCCAACTCTACCTTTATCCCTCCTGTCAGCCAGCCCAACTCCTCCCGCCCCTCAGCCCTGCTACCCGTAGAACCCCAGAACACCTtaccctccttctatccctcctaCCCCTCTGCCGCCCACCCCAGCGACATACCCCTCCAGTACTTCTCCAACCAGATGTTCACCAGCCCCGGAACCGACAAAAGCAGCTCTGCCCCCCTCAACAACCGCTTCGGCTCCATCCTGTCCCCCCCGCGTCCCGTAGGGTTCGCCCAGGCCAGCTTCCCCCTACTCTCAGACATGCCCCCTATGCCCATCAGCAACTCCTCTGGCATTACCCCACACCTGTCCAACTTCAGCCTCACCTCGCTGTTCCCAGAGATCGCCACAGCAATGCAGCCTGATGGTTCTGCGATGCCCATGTCCCCCCTGTTGTCCCTCTCCAACACTTCCTCTGCAGACTCGGGCAAACAGCCCAACCGCCCCGCCCACAACATCAGCCATATCCTAGGGCATGATGGGAGCTCTGCCGTGTAGGTGAGAGGACTTGAGGTGCCAACGTGGTCGTCAGGAATCCATTCCATTTCAGTGAGAAATGTGTTCAATTGAATTACGTGAAGAAATGTCATGGCCAATTGAATTGAAAGGAGTTCCAACTCTTTTGTGTGGATTGAAGCGGTTGTAAGGGCTGCTGATCAGTTCTCTATGTTAGCTGACTTGGTTGgtatcatgttattattcatggttAGTGAACCTACTCTCACATTCAAGTGTTTTCTACTTTGACAGCCTGTCAGTTCAATTGATACCTTAACATGGCATCGGATGCCCGAGTTAGTGAAGTCATAGCATTTCACCGAGCATTCCCCTCCTATACATCTATGATGGGGGAAATAAAGATTCTAAACCATATGGTTTGCAAATGTGTCTGACGTGACGACATATCTGCTTGTGACATGCTATGAAGAGTTTTGTACTTTCATTGACTGTGACATTAAAATTGCacaacattctaaatgtaacttAATCATGGTGGCTGTACAGAACCCATTTGTGTAGagctattttgtaaatatatTTCTTATGACAATTGTTAGTATAATATGTATgtatctgtaaataaataaagTGGATTTATTAACCTTTTTATTGTTAACCTTGGTTTGTTTCAGAAACAGGATGTCCTCCTGATATCACTAGTTTCCCTTTAACAGAACTTTGTGCCTTCAGTTGAGCGAGGGACAAATCAAAGCAAGCTATCTGAAATGGCTTCTTGCAAGAATTTTTGCGATTATACCTGCTTTATTTAAATTCCCTACAAACCATTTAACAGGGTAAAAAATTAAACGCGAAAACAAAGGTGATTTCATTATAAGCTTTATTTACATGCAATAGTGCTCCAGCCTGTGTAACCATGCCAACAGCTACACACAAAGATGGATTACAGATTCAGGAACTCCTTCATTTTGATCTCTGATGCCTCACAGGGAAGGCTAATACTGATGCACCCATGTGTGGGGGAAGGAGAATATTGACACAGCCGTCAAAGATCCCCTCACAAGGCACAGTCATTTGGAGTAGTGACCAGCAGAAACGGACTCATTTCAGTCTAAAATGTAAATCTGCTTGGGTGTGACTAGGTAACAAGACTTCCAGAATCTTTCCCCTCCTAAAAATAAATAACTATACAATATATCTCTTTGTACTCTAAACTACTGAAGGCAGAATGATTTTAAGTTGCATACATTTAATACTTTTGATGAGAAAGTCTTATTTCTTTATGAAACGGCGGACACTTGTACCATTATGACAACACTGAACAGAAGAGGGAGTATATACAACACAGGGGGTGTATAAAATGCATTTTCATTGAACATAGAGGTAGTGCTCCCTCAAAAAGCTTGCTCTCTGTTCCTCTACCGTGCAGCACAACCCTGTCCATTTGTCTTTTTTTCTGACATGCGACTATCAGGATCGTATAATAACCAGATGTCTGTTTAAGTTGGAAATAAGGGGAACATAGGAGTTCTACAGGGAATGACTTAAAGCAGACTGGTAGATGTGCTGCTGGTGCCTAGTCAGAGAAACAGTGGTATGCCAGTCAGATGAAACCTTCAACAGAATGCGTTGACTTAAATCAGCACCAGGATTGGAATCCCCCTCCTTTCCTCAAGGTGTGCAGACATGAATATACAATCACATAGCAGGATTACAACATCACAGAAACTGACATACAGATACATGTATTTTTCAATATGAACATATCCTTATATACAGCATAACAAAACCATGTTTATGTACAAAAgcataaatatataaatatctgTGATACAAAAATAAAGActtttttgttttctgtttttctgaGAGTGTTTTTCAAGCATCTGTTGAGTCTGACGTCCCCGTTTCACTCTGGAGTGGAAGTGCATCTTGGGATTCTGGCGTTGTAGCTGTTGATGTTGTCGCCGTGGAGTTCTCCTCCAGTGAtcgcagaggagagggagagcagggtagaaggtctacacagacagacaggggaggaaaATACATGGTTATTTGACATCTGCAGTGGGCGTACACGCATTCAGAGCTGAAGTGTGAGGTGAATGCACAAGTTTTCCTAATGTTAAAGTTTTGAGAGAACAGACACGTACCTAGATTGATGTCCCCATTGTGAAAATGGGCATTGCCCATCAGGTTCTGAGTGCTGATTGGCTGTTCAGAGGTGTTGAGGAGCTGGAGGGTGGAGTCATCGGGCAGACAGCAGTCCTCACCGTCTCCAGGCTCACTGAGAGCGAGATGTTTGGGTGAGAATgattatatatacacatgtaaACCCAACAGGAGGCTTTTTGActttaggccgtcattgtaaataagaatttgttcttaactgatttgcatagctaaataaaggttacataaatacATATAATTAAAATAAACACAGATGGACTGAAAAACTATCTGGATGACTGACAAATTGAGGGTATGTGAGAACAGTCCTGTGCCTACCTGTTAGAGTAGTGGTAGCCTGGGGCGTGTCCATTTGACATGGTCTGTGATAGCAGCGTGTCACACTCCATATCATACTCCACATCCTCCTGCAATAGGAACAAGAGACATCTGTTAGACTTCTGTTACACATGAAAAACaaatgaataaggtgcccaagGCTAATATGCTCCCAACAGAGATTTATTGGGCAGATGCACAAGACATGACCTTGACATGTTGATGGAACTCACCTGGCGTAGTCCTGGCAGACGGTGTGTGGGGTAATGGTGTTTCCCATTGGGTGTGCACTCTCTGTTAGGGGGGTAGATGGCATGCGGTGGGGGCAAATGGGGGTCCAGTGGGCAGTGGCCAACCAGAGCCAGGCCCTGCAGAGGCACCATGGTATACTGGCATGAGGAGACAGGGTGTGCCACGGCTGGGAAACACAGGTCTGATGTTTGCTCTGGAGAGGAGAAAACACAATCACTGTTGTTAGATATGGACAAGACTGACACGCGACAAGAATGTGGATATGAGAGAAGAATTGAGGGAATTATGAATTACTAGTCAATTCAAAATTGCAGATTGGTCAATTCAGATGGACAACTGTTCATCACAACAATTTTGATGACTAAGGGCTCTACTCAATCTGTAGCGCTGAAGAGCCGCTTTATAtctaagtgactgtcccactggatgtcataaggtgaatgcaccaatttgtaagtcgctctggataagagcgtctgctaaatgacttaaatgtaatgtaaatgtaatctcaaTTGAGGATTAAAGGCGATGTTCCCGTGGTCGCCGAGACCGCATTCacagtaaacgctgcatatgACGCCTCAACCAGAAATGATCTTTACATTTTAATGCTGATCTTCCGCAATACATTggcgatacggattgaatccagCCCAAAATCGTAATTGATCCAACAACTACTACCACTGCCCTcctattatcatcatcatcataactacTAACTCTGTTTGGCCCAGGCTCTCCACAGGCAGAAGGGGAT is a genomic window of Oncorhynchus gorbuscha isolate QuinsamMale2020 ecotype Even-year linkage group LG12, OgorEven_v1.0, whole genome shotgun sequence containing:
- the LOC123991301 gene encoding basic helix-loop-helix domain-containing protein USF3 translates to MPEMTENQTPGHKPRKKKNKESHNAVERQRKEKINAGINRIGDLLPCSQALKQSKNMILDQAYRYIIELQKQNDAMLLKGGDLVQAEEIRRLRHQLDELRKESGHYIELLKAHDINFLDDPTVHWKGKLRCAKVAKVAPTHQLPKRIIVYSNGNVIRPAGKEPSPASDQGKQHAEAVIVQSSCDITAGVRVNRVLKHVSVPSSAPPLLPGATLAPTGSIPGIRLVEQCVVEAPSAPKLPPSVSYFTLQGLCPLPTVTTALPQQPQPATPAPSLNVAASLATQLPLQPVPSLTALPQVITTQNAASRTTIPSSSTLLRASAAGSTQTTWTTLQLAGNTVQPVCQSLSTQETTTTGQQVSVCPMGTKPSVQPIHIQMRPQVPIQLQAPITAHIQAQPSIQRTPQLRPAILAQHQPQPVMAPKPQCAILPQSAIIPQPAVVAHSAMMSQPQPAVLQPGTVLPHPQTALMSQPHPQTSVMPLLQTMQVLQVNPAGTTVAGVTAPQKTNNPNVVILQQTNPCSAQSVVREDLTNQTPCQHIVIIQASNQPPPAPPQNPQVGMVPTTAPVMPNQIVTTSCPTSTTGQQIFGGKQLVHILPRPVPQTQAPPVPPTPQTITVNGQVFSLQPMKTSDKYGSQGGQSSLQLIQPTTVEEPTTNVALHTLGALSSLNQSISQGMPPCISTQSNVQLTLAPPSYSIVPQQPSSVTVSAAPHSSPVSQLSIPSVTPPRTGLTVGTGKASRRQPGTASMPRTKRATTKRTKLVRKKEPKRGQTSRTVTIAAKPVAVTGDRQEQEATVVQGTPSSAAGTIQPKPGPVNTTVNTSSVSSIEASTQSRPVSSVGSPQSTPKDGSVNAATHSGPTVSSACTTHSRASVANATSVTLCTSTVGISSTQSQLIITSVVSPSAVTTITCAADTPTVSAIVSSQSKQSAVAPSDSSTHLRPIVTQNRQPVTTTVNTVQARLAATNGSSRQSRSMLISAFSTETRATSMGVTSSAACRPSVSTVSSIESTPMVSLQSAQLTSSTGQTKPANRQESLPTTQTQSQPVAFPSVPSTPTPCSSALSFSSTSLTVPMTMPSEEYRKRVTCNRSSNQQMTMPTSTPKPSHRAELKVTAVSGREKEPQAEGHPSAAMEKGSVRNNAAPSRKDSTLPQQVYTLENEAPDQPQTPSRQTDSPMSGGAGGGMGFSVASMLPTGHSVSSSPSHFGPFTFTTEQADILAMLEQNSPGRRVGGCTVDNPTGSTNNPTPAWDPNPKSQQASSSKERGAGQQTKLTKQMETPAAKPPSQLSVRGQAGEVAGSAASGVRHPQNLSYSQSQPQSQAQSGTASTLSVNNLIRPSSRQQQAYPGSPSLAGQQGSVPSPAGNSAHVSQPSTPGLPPCSGSVQLNEYTPLKSAHMRPQVGVGEPRHIKDVSKRPAQDDVMLSSSNKRHKACPSNSNVGCMEVKPLDHSQMMVPQLPPTSSSIMTRINPDGVGTLFSGNTFMSTVLRPTESHCTPQLPVQEHNQPGVLHLPQGHPQHGAPQLGQHLGGNPYLKQQQQEQQRHHLYQLQHHLTQPDPAQLHSLHQRALQQEQHVQKKRVLVGGGHGGPPVGLQQKQHHLEKTGVQQQQHHQQSHQQHQQQSQQQHQQQTHQQQQHQQQSQHQQSHQQQHQQQTQQQQQHQQQAQSQQHHQQHPQQQSSHSRHQHLQQQQIQQQQQQQQQHFGSRHQEKSCEGQPGPAGPRAHHSSHLAQQEHLKSGQDHSTMQRLMSSRNLEQQLTSQPSNPASRPSDLGCAPSRQERHRVSSYSAESLIGKSSSTGEQQQQQRMGLHLQATRGTTQEQPDLRGYLDTSRVKGNVAHNPQSRLPPDHPGSADVQRISECPPFKTLSGAGGGHQLGGFEVQVSRGGDMTPKSGPSSQRGQQGGFRMGLGPPGDGRPRGGYSGPHPGTQGVHIGAPGLPLDQEGCQQSFMQSLLEQTNHQRAVQCCPPVSMEYGCVPGSSAGDMQAKASSPSVPPTQKASAMRLGEGNKGHIPQGSGNMGAHPGVRAGLPHPPTPHSSSEPGRTPAPSRPPTSVSQRSRHITQEAQSGKLRPGERQRSGSLRPGNPFEPDVHLLGRPQSGGEARRSSIVRFMADNAQVAGDNNLVPDQHLAQNFGFPFIPEGGMNPPPPINANSTFIPPVSQPNSSRPSALLPVEPQNTLPSFYPSYPSAAHPSDIPLQYFSNQMFTSPGTDKSSSAPLNNRFGSILSPPRPVGFAQASFPLLSDMPPMPISNSSGITPHLSNFSLTSLFPEIATAMQPDGSAMPMSPLLSLSNTSSADSGKQPNRPAHNISHILGHDGSSAV